In the Acidobacteriota bacterium genome, one interval contains:
- a CDS encoding GNAT family N-acetyltransferase, with product MPTEMLIRPLQDEEKPAVRDIMRRSFPLVQRWFFSFTPHVLVAETGGEIQGAVVLKLFALPRGRRGGLMYWAFTHPAARGLGVGQRLFDAGIRFLEEQGCDELLGCVEGNNTSSSNLLAARGFEILSPGRQLRRWGLHTPRVWLKIFHYIDIGHFVWARPGPGRADSAALQWWGNLAMNSLLLFLVFWRLKGAALFASTLCYEIPVVLGVLFGVRELAMRLAARGRGLTVRYRAWESAFPLGLALAAGPAWWFPILGSVYPAAPGWRYRDAIRTLGPAAAAGGAAVLLLSWGAWALLRWAAIPPTVLPFIKLTVTLGPLAALFDVALPFFPFVSFNGRRIWDWSRPVWVVLATLAVARLFV from the coding sequence ATGCCTACTGAAATGCTCATCCGCCCCTTGCAAGACGAGGAGAAACCGGCGGTCCGCGACATCATGCGGCGGTCGTTTCCGCTGGTGCAGCGGTGGTTTTTCTCCTTCACCCCCCACGTCCTGGTGGCGGAGACCGGGGGGGAGATCCAGGGCGCCGTCGTGCTCAAGCTGTTCGCGCTGCCGCGCGGGCGCCGGGGCGGACTCATGTACTGGGCGTTCACTCACCCGGCTGCACGAGGGCTGGGGGTGGGGCAGCGGCTGTTCGACGCCGGCATCCGCTTTCTGGAAGAGCAGGGTTGCGACGAACTCCTCGGCTGCGTCGAGGGGAACAACACGAGTTCCAGCAATCTGCTGGCGGCGCGCGGCTTCGAGATCCTGTCGCCGGGCCGGCAGCTTCGCCGCTGGGGGCTGCACACCCCCCGCGTGTGGCTGAAGATCTTCCACTACATCGACATCGGACATTTCGTCTGGGCGCGCCCCGGGCCCGGCCGGGCGGACAGCGCCGCACTCCAGTGGTGGGGGAACCTGGCGATGAACAGCCTGCTGCTGTTCCTGGTTTTTTGGCGCCTCAAGGGAGCGGCGTTATTCGCCTCGACCCTGTGCTACGAAATTCCCGTCGTGCTCGGCGTATTGTTCGGCGTTCGGGAGCTGGCGATGCGGCTGGCCGCCCGCGGGCGCGGACTCACGGTGCGCTATCGCGCCTGGGAGTCGGCATTCCCGCTGGGTCTGGCACTGGCCGCGGGTCCGGCCTGGTGGTTTCCGATTCTCGGATCCGTCTATCCGGCGGCCCCGGGCTGGCGGTACCGGGACGCCATCCGGACGCTGGGGCCGGCGGCGGCGGCCGGCGGGGCGGCCGTCCTGCTCCTGTCGTGGGGCGCGTGGGCGCTGCTGCGGTGGGCGGCCATCCCGCCGACGGTGTTACCGTTCATCAAGCTGACGGTCACGCTCGGCCCTCTGGCGGCCCTGTTCGACGTCGCCCTGCCGTTCTTCCCGTTCGTCTCCTTCAACGGCCGGCGGATCTGGGACTGGAGCCGCCCGGTGTGGGTCGTCCTGGCCACCCTCGCCGTGGCGCGGTTGTTCGTGTGA
- a CDS encoding GIY-YIG nuclease family protein — protein MRTGSHFSAGGDFPRLFIIYWVYILQSQSIRRFYCGHTGNLENRIRQHHDPTGRLTLTTKRFPGPWQLVWQRFRRR, from the coding sequence TTGCGCACGGGGAGCCATTTTTCAGCCGGGGGAGATTTTCCCCGGCTTTTTATTATCTACTGGGTCTACATTCTGCAGAGTCAGTCCATCCGCCGTTTTTACTGCGGCCACACCGGCAACTTGGAAAACCGGATTCGCCAGCACCATGATCCAACCGGTCGGCTCACGCTGACGACCAAACGGTTTCCCGGTCCATGGCAGCTCGTTTGGCAGCGATTCCGTCGCCGCTGA